A stretch of the Sylvia atricapilla isolate bSylAtr1 chromosome 28, bSylAtr1.pri, whole genome shotgun sequence genome encodes the following:
- the NSD3 gene encoding histone-lysine N-methyltransferase NSD3 isoform X10 has product MDFSFSFMQGIMGNTIQQPPQLIDSANIRQEEAFDGSSDIAEDGGRTPYEAALQQGFQYPPAEELPPLTNGYPPAIGMYEPQAKYQTYPQYPNGSANGFGTVRNFSPPEYYPVENSNARPHEVLEKPSPPQPPPPPPPSAPQVGIPKKTGSPEIKLKITKTIQNGRELFESSLCGDLLNEVQAREYAKAKHEGRKEKRKKSSKHDSSRSEERKSHKIPKLEPEEQNVQQLVPSLPAQVTHDVKFQVGDLVWSKVGTYPWWPCMVSCDPQLDVHTKINTRGAREYHVQFFSNQPERAWVHEKRVREYQGHKQYEQLLAEAAKQASNHSEKQKIRKPRPQRERAQWDIGIAHAEKALKMTREERIEQYTFIYVDQEPEEALAKAKKTAAAKSEAKKSRRPKAAAPRAQPEHTGAAAASPSHAEARRQGQRRQPSGEEEEAPPVKIAWKTAAARKSLPASITMHNLDLQKCNMSPVVKIEQVFALQNAAGDGKLIDQFVYSTKGVGNKTEISVKGQEKLNSSSAQRSEKAVVQNTSSPETTSGAAGSVEKKQQRRSIRTRSESEKSTEVVPKKKIKKEQVETVPLAAVKTGLQKGASEISDSCKPLKKRSRASTDMELTSSAYRDTSDSDSRGLNDLQGSFGKRSDSPSATADADASDVQSVDSSLSRRGTGTSKKDTVCQICESSGESLLACEGECCSMFHLECLGLKAMPEEKFICTECKNGEHTCFSCKLPGKDVKRCSVSTCGKFYHEACVRKFATALFESRGFRCPQHCCTACSMDKDMHKASKGRMARCLRCPVAYHSGDGCIAAGSLFVSSHILICSNHSKRTHSSSAVNVGFCFVCARGLVVQDHSDPLFSSYAYKSHYLLNESNRAELMKLPMIPPPSSASKKKCEKGGKLLCCESCPASFHPECLSIEMPEGCWNCNDCKAGKKLRYKQIVWVKLGNYRWWPAEICNPRSVPLNIQGLKHDIGDFPVFFFGSHDYYWVHQGRVFPYVEGDKSFAEGQTSINKTFKKALEEAAKRFQELKAQRESKEALEIERNSRKPPPYKHIKSNKVIGKVQIQVADLSEIPRCNCKPSDENPCGLESECLNRMLQYECHPQVCPAGERCQNQCFTKRLYPDAEIIKTERRGWGLRTKRSIKKGEFVNEYVGELIDEEECRLRIKRAHENSVTNFYMLTVTKDRIIDAGPKGNYSRFMNHSCNPNCETQKWTVNGDIRVGLFALCDIPAGMELTFNYNLDCLGNGRTECHCGAENCSGFLGVRPKTAFATANEEKVKNAKLKQKKRKIKTEQKQMHEDNCFQCGDGGELVMCDKKDCPKAYHLLCLNLTQPPFGKWECPWHQCDICSNPAVSFCEFCPHSFCKDHEKGALVPSALDGRLCCSAHDPKSPVAPEYWSKIKCKLEAQNAVEEAKE; this is encoded by the exons AtggatttctctttctctttcatgcAAGGGATCATGGGAAACACAATTCAGCAACCACCTCAACTCATTGACTCGGCCAACATCCGCCAAGAGGAGGCCTTTGATGGCAGCAGTGACATTGCTGAGGATGGGGGCCGGACGCCGTACGAGGCCGCGCTGCAGCAAGGCTTCCAGTACCCCCCGGCCGAGGAGCTGCCGCCCCTCACCAACGGGTACCCCCCGGCCATCGGCATGTACGAGCCCCAGGCCAAATACCAGACCTACCCTCAGTATCCCAACGGCTCTGCCAACGGCTTTGGGACGGTCAGGAACTTCAGCCCCCCCGAGTATTACCCCGTGGAGAACTCCAACGCCAGGCCGCACGAAGTTCTGGAGAaaccttcccctccccagccgccgcctccgccgccaCCTTCAGCTCCACAAGTGGGGATTCCAAAGAAGACTGGCTCACCAGAGATCAAACTCAAAATAACCAAAACTATCCAGAACGGCAGGGAATTGTTTGAGTCCTCCCTGTGTGGGGACCTGTTGAATGAAGTCCAGGCGCGGGAGTACGCTAAGGCAAAACAtgaagggaggaaagagaaaaggaaaaaaagtagcaaGCATGACTCTTCCCGGTCGGAAGAGCGCAAGTCACACAAAATTCCAAAATTAGAACCAGAGGAGCAAAAT GTCCAGCAGCTCGTGCCGTCCCTTCCAGCACAGGTCACCCACGACGTCAAGTTCCAGGTTGGGGACCTGGTTTGGTCCAAGGTGGGGACATACCCGTGGTGGCCTTGCATGGTGTCCTGTGATCCACAGCTCGATGTGCATACCAAAATTAATACAAGAG GTGCCCGGGAATACCACGTGCAGTTCTTCAGCAACCAGCCAGAGCGCGCCTGGGTGCACGAGAAGCGCGTCCGCGAGTACCAGGGGCACAAACAGTACGAGCAGTTACTGGCTGAGGCAGCCAAGCAAGCCAGCAACCACTCTGAGAAACAGAAG ATTCGCAAGCCGCGGCCGCAGAGGGAGCGAGCGCAGTGGGACATTGGCATTGCCCATGCCGAGAAGGCGCTGAAAATGACCCGGGAGGAGAGGATAGAACAGTACACCTTCATTTACGTAGACCAAGAGCCGGAGGAGGCTTTGGCCAAGGCCAAAAAGACTGCTGCTGCCAAGTCGGAGGCCAAGAAGAGCCGTCGGCCGAAGGCGGCGGCGCCCCGCGCGCAGCCGGAGCACACCGGCGCGGCGGCGGCCTCGCCCTCCCACGCCGAGGCGCGCAGGCAGGGCCAGCGCCGGCAGCCcagcggggaggaggaggaggcaccGCCCGTGAAAATCGCCTGGAAAACGGCTGCAGCCAGGAAATCCCTACCAGCTTCCATAACCATGCACAACCTGGATCTGCAAAAGTGTAACATGTCTCCGGTTGTTAAAATTGAACAGGTTTTTGCCCTTCAGaatgctgctggggatggaaaGCTCATCGATCAGTTTGTTTATTCCACCAAG ggAGTTGgtaacaaaacagaaatcagcGTCAAAGGACAAGAGAAACTTAATTCTTCATCAGCTCAGAGAAGTGAAAAAGCAGTGGTGCAAAACACGTCCTCTCCTGAGACCACTTCAGGGGCAGCAG gtTCTGTAGAAAAGAAGCAACAGAGAAGATCGATTCGAACCCGCTCCGAGTCTGAGAAATCCACCGAAGTTGTGCCAAAGAAGAAGATCAAAAAGGAGCAG GTTGAAACTGTCCCACTGGCAGCAGTGAAGACGGGGTTGCAGAAAG GTGCCAGTGAGATTTCAGACTCCTGTAAACCCTTGAAGAAGAGAAGTCGTGCCTCCACGGACATGGAACTGACCAGCTCAGCCTACAGGGACACGTCTGACTCTGACTCCAGAGGACTCAATGATTTACAG GGCAGTTTTGGGAAGCGTTCAGACAGCCCCTCAGCCACTGCTGATGCTGATGCCTCAGATGTGCAGTCAGTGGACTCCAGCTTATCCAGAAGAGGAACTGGAACAAGTAAAAAAGACACTGTTTGTCAG ATCTGCGAGAGCTCTGGCGAGTCACTGCTGGCCTGTGAGGGTGAGTGCTGCAGCATGTTCCACCTGGAGTGTCTCGGCCTGAAGGCCATGCCTGAGGAAAAGTTCATCTGCACCGAGTGTAAGAATG GAGAGCACACGTGCTTTTCCTGCAAGCTCCCTGGCAAGGACGTGAAGCGCTGCTCTGTCAGCACCTGCGGGAAGTTCTACCATGAAGCCTGTGTGCGCAAGTTTGCCACAGCCCTGTTTGAGTCCCGGGGCTTCCgctgcccacagcactgctgcactgccTGCTCCATGGACAAGGACATGCACAAGGCCAGCAAAG GTCGCATGGCGAGATGTCTGCGATGCCCCGTGGCCTATCACTCGGGAGACGGCTGCATCGCTGCGGGGAGCTTGTTTGTGTCATCCCACATCCTCATCTGTAGTAACCATTCCAAAAGGACTCACTCCTCATCAGCTGTAAATGTAGGCTTTTGTTTCGTTTGTGCAAGAG GGCTGGTAGTGCAGGACCATTCAGACCCCCTGTTCAGTTCCTATGCCTATAAGTCCCACTACCTACTGAATGAGTCAAATCGTGCTGAGTTGATGAAATTACCTATGATTCCTCCTCCTTCGTCAGCTTCcaaaaagaaatgtgagaaaG GTGGCAAACTGTTGTGCTGTGAGTCCTGCCCAGCTTCCTTCCACCCCGAGTGTCTGAGCATAGAAATGCCTGAGGGATGCTGGAATTGCAATGACTGTAAAGCTGGCAAGAAGCTGCGGTACAAGCAGATCGTTTGGGTCAAGCTTGGGAATTACAG GTGGTGGCCAGCAGAGATCTGCAATCCCAGGTCTGTGCCTCTCAACATACAGGGCCTCAAACATGATATCGGGGACTTCccagtatttttctttggttcACATGACTACTATTGGGTACACCAGGGCAGAGTTTTCCCTTATGTTGAAGGAGATAAAAGCTTTGCTGAGGGGCAAACTAGTATTAACAAGACCTTCAAGAAAG CACttgaagaagcagcaaaacGTTTCCAGGAACTGAAAGcacaaagagaaagcaaagaggCATTGGAAATTGAAAGGAATTCAAGGAAACCTCCGCCCTATAAACACATTAAA TCCAACAAGGTGATCGGGAAGGTTCAGATCCAGGTGGCCGACCTGTCGGAGATCCCGCGCTGTAACTGCAAGCCGTCAGATGAGAACCCGTGTGGGCTGGAGTCAGAGTGCCTCAACAGGATGCTGCAGTACGAGTGCCACCCGCAGGTGTGTCCAGCTGGGGAGCGCTGCCAGAACCAGTGCTTCACCAAGAGGCTCTACCCCGACGCCGAGATCATCAAAACGGAGCGCCGCGGCTGGGGCCTGCGCACCAAGAGGAGCATTAAAAAG GGTGAATTTGTGAATGAATATGTTGGGGAGCTGATTGACGAGGAGGAGTGCCGGCTGCGGATCAAGCGTGCTCATGAGAACAGTGTCACCAATTTTTATATGCTAACTGTGACCAAG GACCGAATAATAGATGCTGGCCCAAAGGGGAACTACTCTCGTTTTATGAACCATAGTTGTAACCCAAACTGTGAAACGCAGAAGTGGACAGTGAATGGTGACATTAGAGTTGGACTGTTTGCTCTTTGTGACATTCCTGCAG GAATGGAGTTAACATTCAATTACAACCTGGATTGCCTGGGCAATGGCAGGACCGAGTGTCACTGCGGAGCAGAAAACTGCAGCGGCTTCCTGGGAGTGCGTCCCAAG ACAGCATTTGCAACGGCAAATGAAGAGAAggtgaaaaatgcaaaattaaagcagaagaagcggaaaatcaaaacagaacagaagcaGATGCATGAAGATAACTGTTTCCAGTGTGGAGATGGGGGAGAGCTGGTCATGTGTGATAAGAAGGACTGTCCCAAAGCATACCACCTCCTATGCCTTAACCTGACTCAACCACCTTTTG GAAAGTGGGAATGTCCATGGCATCAGTGTGACATCTGTAGCAATCCTGCCGTGTCCTTCTGTGAGTTTTGCCCCCATTCCTTCTGTAAGGATCACGAGAAGGGAGCCCTGGTGCCGTCGGCGCTGGACGGCCGCCTCTGCTGCTCCGCACACGACCCCAAATCTCCTGTGGCACCCGAGTACTGGAGCAAGATCAAGTGCAAATTGGAAGCACAGAACGCTGTGGAAGAGGCAAAGGAGTGA
- the NSD3 gene encoding histone-lysine N-methyltransferase NSD3 isoform X4 translates to MDFSFSFMQGIMGNTIQQPPQLIDSANIRQEEAFDGSSDIAEDGGRTPYEAALQQGFQYPPAEELPPLTNGYPPAIGMYEPQAKYQTYPQYPNGSANGFGTVRNFSPPEYYPVENSNARPHEVLEKPSPPQPPPPPPPSAPQVGIPKKTGSPEIKLKITKTIQNGRELFESSLCGDLLNEVQAREYAKAKHEGRKEKRKKSSKHDSSRSEERKSHKIPKLEPEEQNVQQLVPSLPAQVTHDVKFQVGDLVWSKVGTYPWWPCMVSCDPQLDVHTKINTRGAREYHVQFFSNQPERAWVHEKRVREYQGHKQYEQLLAEAAKQASNHSEKQKIRKPRPQRERAQWDIGIAHAEKALKMTREERIEQYTFIYVDQEPEEALAKAKKTAAAKSEAKKSRRPKAAAPRAQPEHTGAAAASPSHAEARRQGQRRQPSGEEEEAPPVKIAWKTAAARKSLPASITMHNLDLQKCNMSPVVKIEQVFALQNAAGDGKLIDQFVYSTKGVGNKTEISVKGQEKLNSSSAQRSEKAVVQNTSSPETTSGAAGSVEKKQQRRSIRTRSESEKSTEVVPKKKIKKEQVETVPLAAVKTGLQKGASEISDSCKPLKKRSRASTDMELTSSAYRDTSDSDSRGLNDLQVKGSFGKRSDSPSATADADASDVQSVDSSLSRRGTGTSKKDTVCQICESSGESLLACEGECCSMFHLECLGLKAMPEEKFICTECKNGEHTCFSCKLPGKDVKRCSVSTCGKFYHEACVRKFATALFESRGFRCPQHCCTACSMDKDMHKASKGRMARCLRCPVAYHSGDGCIAAGSLFVSSHILICSNHSKRTHSSSAVNVGFCFVCARGLVVQDHSDPLFSSYAYKSHYLLNESNRAELMKLPMIPPPSSASKKKCEKGGKLLCCESCPASFHPECLSIEMPEGCWNCNDCKAGKKLRYKQIVWVKLGNYRWWPAEICNPRSVPLNIQGLKHDIGDFPVFFFGSHDYYWVHQGRVFPYVEGDKSFAEGQTSINKTFKKALEEAAKRFQELKAQRESKEALEIERNSRKPPPYKHIKSNKVIGKVQIQVADLSEIPRCNCKPSDENPCGLESECLNRMLQYECHPQVCPAGERCQNQCFTKRLYPDAEIIKTERRGWGLRTKRSIKKGEFVNEYVGELIDEEECRLRIKRAHENSVTNFYMLTVTKDRIIDAGPKGNYSRFMNHSCNPNCETQKWTVNGDIRVGLFALCDIPAGMELTFNYNLDCLGNGRTECHCGAENCSGFLGVRPKTAFATANEEKVKNAKLKQKKRKIKTEQKQMHEDNCFQCGDGGELVMCDKKDCPKAYHLLCLNLTQPPFGKWECPWHQCDICSNPAVSFCEFCPHSFCKDHEKGALVPSALDGRLCCSAHDPKSPVAPEYWSKIKCKLEAQNAVEEAKE, encoded by the exons AtggatttctctttctctttcatgcAAGGGATCATGGGAAACACAATTCAGCAACCACCTCAACTCATTGACTCGGCCAACATCCGCCAAGAGGAGGCCTTTGATGGCAGCAGTGACATTGCTGAGGATGGGGGCCGGACGCCGTACGAGGCCGCGCTGCAGCAAGGCTTCCAGTACCCCCCGGCCGAGGAGCTGCCGCCCCTCACCAACGGGTACCCCCCGGCCATCGGCATGTACGAGCCCCAGGCCAAATACCAGACCTACCCTCAGTATCCCAACGGCTCTGCCAACGGCTTTGGGACGGTCAGGAACTTCAGCCCCCCCGAGTATTACCCCGTGGAGAACTCCAACGCCAGGCCGCACGAAGTTCTGGAGAaaccttcccctccccagccgccgcctccgccgccaCCTTCAGCTCCACAAGTGGGGATTCCAAAGAAGACTGGCTCACCAGAGATCAAACTCAAAATAACCAAAACTATCCAGAACGGCAGGGAATTGTTTGAGTCCTCCCTGTGTGGGGACCTGTTGAATGAAGTCCAGGCGCGGGAGTACGCTAAGGCAAAACAtgaagggaggaaagagaaaaggaaaaaaagtagcaaGCATGACTCTTCCCGGTCGGAAGAGCGCAAGTCACACAAAATTCCAAAATTAGAACCAGAGGAGCAAAAT GTCCAGCAGCTCGTGCCGTCCCTTCCAGCACAGGTCACCCACGACGTCAAGTTCCAGGTTGGGGACCTGGTTTGGTCCAAGGTGGGGACATACCCGTGGTGGCCTTGCATGGTGTCCTGTGATCCACAGCTCGATGTGCATACCAAAATTAATACAAGAG GTGCCCGGGAATACCACGTGCAGTTCTTCAGCAACCAGCCAGAGCGCGCCTGGGTGCACGAGAAGCGCGTCCGCGAGTACCAGGGGCACAAACAGTACGAGCAGTTACTGGCTGAGGCAGCCAAGCAAGCCAGCAACCACTCTGAGAAACAGAAG ATTCGCAAGCCGCGGCCGCAGAGGGAGCGAGCGCAGTGGGACATTGGCATTGCCCATGCCGAGAAGGCGCTGAAAATGACCCGGGAGGAGAGGATAGAACAGTACACCTTCATTTACGTAGACCAAGAGCCGGAGGAGGCTTTGGCCAAGGCCAAAAAGACTGCTGCTGCCAAGTCGGAGGCCAAGAAGAGCCGTCGGCCGAAGGCGGCGGCGCCCCGCGCGCAGCCGGAGCACACCGGCGCGGCGGCGGCCTCGCCCTCCCACGCCGAGGCGCGCAGGCAGGGCCAGCGCCGGCAGCCcagcggggaggaggaggaggcaccGCCCGTGAAAATCGCCTGGAAAACGGCTGCAGCCAGGAAATCCCTACCAGCTTCCATAACCATGCACAACCTGGATCTGCAAAAGTGTAACATGTCTCCGGTTGTTAAAATTGAACAGGTTTTTGCCCTTCAGaatgctgctggggatggaaaGCTCATCGATCAGTTTGTTTATTCCACCAAG ggAGTTGgtaacaaaacagaaatcagcGTCAAAGGACAAGAGAAACTTAATTCTTCATCAGCTCAGAGAAGTGAAAAAGCAGTGGTGCAAAACACGTCCTCTCCTGAGACCACTTCAGGGGCAGCAG gtTCTGTAGAAAAGAAGCAACAGAGAAGATCGATTCGAACCCGCTCCGAGTCTGAGAAATCCACCGAAGTTGTGCCAAAGAAGAAGATCAAAAAGGAGCAG GTTGAAACTGTCCCACTGGCAGCAGTGAAGACGGGGTTGCAGAAAG GTGCCAGTGAGATTTCAGACTCCTGTAAACCCTTGAAGAAGAGAAGTCGTGCCTCCACGGACATGGAACTGACCAGCTCAGCCTACAGGGACACGTCTGACTCTGACTCCAGAGGACTCAATGATTTACAGGTAAAG GGCAGTTTTGGGAAGCGTTCAGACAGCCCCTCAGCCACTGCTGATGCTGATGCCTCAGATGTGCAGTCAGTGGACTCCAGCTTATCCAGAAGAGGAACTGGAACAAGTAAAAAAGACACTGTTTGTCAG ATCTGCGAGAGCTCTGGCGAGTCACTGCTGGCCTGTGAGGGTGAGTGCTGCAGCATGTTCCACCTGGAGTGTCTCGGCCTGAAGGCCATGCCTGAGGAAAAGTTCATCTGCACCGAGTGTAAGAATG GAGAGCACACGTGCTTTTCCTGCAAGCTCCCTGGCAAGGACGTGAAGCGCTGCTCTGTCAGCACCTGCGGGAAGTTCTACCATGAAGCCTGTGTGCGCAAGTTTGCCACAGCCCTGTTTGAGTCCCGGGGCTTCCgctgcccacagcactgctgcactgccTGCTCCATGGACAAGGACATGCACAAGGCCAGCAAAG GTCGCATGGCGAGATGTCTGCGATGCCCCGTGGCCTATCACTCGGGAGACGGCTGCATCGCTGCGGGGAGCTTGTTTGTGTCATCCCACATCCTCATCTGTAGTAACCATTCCAAAAGGACTCACTCCTCATCAGCTGTAAATGTAGGCTTTTGTTTCGTTTGTGCAAGAG GGCTGGTAGTGCAGGACCATTCAGACCCCCTGTTCAGTTCCTATGCCTATAAGTCCCACTACCTACTGAATGAGTCAAATCGTGCTGAGTTGATGAAATTACCTATGATTCCTCCTCCTTCGTCAGCTTCcaaaaagaaatgtgagaaaG GTGGCAAACTGTTGTGCTGTGAGTCCTGCCCAGCTTCCTTCCACCCCGAGTGTCTGAGCATAGAAATGCCTGAGGGATGCTGGAATTGCAATGACTGTAAAGCTGGCAAGAAGCTGCGGTACAAGCAGATCGTTTGGGTCAAGCTTGGGAATTACAG GTGGTGGCCAGCAGAGATCTGCAATCCCAGGTCTGTGCCTCTCAACATACAGGGCCTCAAACATGATATCGGGGACTTCccagtatttttctttggttcACATGACTACTATTGGGTACACCAGGGCAGAGTTTTCCCTTATGTTGAAGGAGATAAAAGCTTTGCTGAGGGGCAAACTAGTATTAACAAGACCTTCAAGAAAG CACttgaagaagcagcaaaacGTTTCCAGGAACTGAAAGcacaaagagaaagcaaagaggCATTGGAAATTGAAAGGAATTCAAGGAAACCTCCGCCCTATAAACACATTAAA TCCAACAAGGTGATCGGGAAGGTTCAGATCCAGGTGGCCGACCTGTCGGAGATCCCGCGCTGTAACTGCAAGCCGTCAGATGAGAACCCGTGTGGGCTGGAGTCAGAGTGCCTCAACAGGATGCTGCAGTACGAGTGCCACCCGCAGGTGTGTCCAGCTGGGGAGCGCTGCCAGAACCAGTGCTTCACCAAGAGGCTCTACCCCGACGCCGAGATCATCAAAACGGAGCGCCGCGGCTGGGGCCTGCGCACCAAGAGGAGCATTAAAAAG GGTGAATTTGTGAATGAATATGTTGGGGAGCTGATTGACGAGGAGGAGTGCCGGCTGCGGATCAAGCGTGCTCATGAGAACAGTGTCACCAATTTTTATATGCTAACTGTGACCAAG GACCGAATAATAGATGCTGGCCCAAAGGGGAACTACTCTCGTTTTATGAACCATAGTTGTAACCCAAACTGTGAAACGCAGAAGTGGACAGTGAATGGTGACATTAGAGTTGGACTGTTTGCTCTTTGTGACATTCCTGCAG GAATGGAGTTAACATTCAATTACAACCTGGATTGCCTGGGCAATGGCAGGACCGAGTGTCACTGCGGAGCAGAAAACTGCAGCGGCTTCCTGGGAGTGCGTCCCAAG ACAGCATTTGCAACGGCAAATGAAGAGAAggtgaaaaatgcaaaattaaagcagaagaagcggaaaatcaaaacagaacagaagcaGATGCATGAAGATAACTGTTTCCAGTGTGGAGATGGGGGAGAGCTGGTCATGTGTGATAAGAAGGACTGTCCCAAAGCATACCACCTCCTATGCCTTAACCTGACTCAACCACCTTTTG GAAAGTGGGAATGTCCATGGCATCAGTGTGACATCTGTAGCAATCCTGCCGTGTCCTTCTGTGAGTTTTGCCCCCATTCCTTCTGTAAGGATCACGAGAAGGGAGCCCTGGTGCCGTCGGCGCTGGACGGCCGCCTCTGCTGCTCCGCACACGACCCCAAATCTCCTGTGGCACCCGAGTACTGGAGCAAGATCAAGTGCAAATTGGAAGCACAGAACGCTGTGGAAGAGGCAAAGGAGTGA